A region of the Arsenicicoccus dermatophilus genome:
GTCGCTCGCGCAGCTGGGAGGGGCAGGAGCGGGCGTTGGGGCAGCGGATGTCCTTGTCGCCCTCCTTCTCGTACGCCAGGGCCGTCCCGCACGCCGGGCAGTGCGTCGGCATCACGAACTCCCGCTCGCTGCCGTCGCGCAGGTCCACGACCGGGCCGAGGATCTCCGGGATCACGTCGCCGGCCTTGCGCAGCACCACGGTGTCGCCGATCAGCACGCCCTTGCGCCGCACCTCGAAGGCGTTGTGCAGCGTGGCCATCTCGACCGTGGAGCCCGCGACCTTGACCGGCTCCATCACGCCGTACGGCGTCACCCGGCCGGTGCGGCCGACGTTGACCCGGATGTCGAGGAGCGTGGTGTTGACCTCCTCGGGCGGGTACTTGTAGGCGATCGCCCAGCGGGGCGCGCGGGAGGTGGTGCCCAGCCGCCCCTGCAGCGCGAGCTCGTCGACCTTGACCACCACGCCGTCGATCTCGTGCTCCACGTCGTGGCGGTGCTCGCCGTGGTGGGCGACGTAGTCCAGCACCTCCTGCGGCGTCTGCAGCACCCGGTGGTGCGTGGTGGTCGGGAAGCCCCACCCGCGCAGCAGCTCGTAGGCCTCGCTCTGCCGGGTGAGCGAGAGCCCCTCGCGCGCGCCGATGCCGTGGACCAGCATGTGCAGCGGGCGGGTCGCCGTGACGCGGGAGTCCCTCTGCCGCAGGGATCCGGCTGCCGCGTTGCGCGGGTTGGCGAAGGGAGCCCGCCCCTGCTCGACGAGCTGGGCGTTGAGGTCGCCGAAGGCCTCGATCGGGAAGAAGATCTCGCCGCGCACCTCGACCAGCGCGGGCACGTCGTCACCGGTGATCCGGTGCGGGATCCCCTCGATGGTGCGGACGTTGGGGGTGACGTCCTCCCCCACCCGGCCGTCGCCGCGGGTCGCCGCCGTCACGAGCTCTCCGTGCTCGTAGACCAGGTCGATCGCCAGGCCGTCGATCTTGAGCTCGCACAGGTAGTGCGGCGCGCCCTCCAGACCGCGCTCGACGCGCGCCAGCCACTCGGCGAGCTCGTCCGGGCTGAAGACGTTGTCCAGGCTCAGCATCCGCTCCCGGTGCTGGACCGGCGCGAAGTCGGTGGCCCGGTGCGCCGCCCCGACCTGCTGGGTGGGGCTGTCCGGCGTCCGTAGGTCGGGGAACTCGTCCTCGAGCGCCTGCAGCCGGCGCATCAGCTGGTCGTACTCCGCGTCGGACATCGTCGACGAGTCCGTGCCGTAGTAGCGCTCCTGCGCGTCCCGCACCCGCTCGGCGACCTCGGTCCACTCGTGCCGCGCCGCCACGGAGGCGTCGGCGACCTCGGCGTCGCTGGTCGGGACCTCGGCTCCGTCGGCGTCGGCCACCGCGGGGGCCTGGGGGGTGGTCTTTCTCGGCATACGCGCATGGTGCCACGCGGGGCCGACAGACCCTCGGCGACGACACCGAGCCGTCCAGGCCGTATGTCGGCTGCTTCAGGCGCCCCTCAGCCCGCAGCCGGCGCGCCGCCCGCCACGAATCCCCGCTCCTGGTGGAAGGACTCGTAGCGCAGCCACTTGTCGGCCAGGGCCTCCTCGACGTCGACGCCCAGCCGCTGCGCCGCCACGAGCGTCATGGCGAGCACGTCGTCGACCTCGCCGCGCACCGCCTCGGCCAGCTCGTCCGGCGAGCGCCCGCGGTCGCGCCCCTGGCCGCTCGACGACAGGTGCGCCTGGACGAGCTCGCCCACCTCCTCGGCGAGCTTGAGCAGCACCCACTCGGTGGTGCGGTCCACGCCGTAGTGGTCGGCGTAGCCCGCCGAGACGTACTCGATCCGGTCCTGCCACTGCGCGAGCTCCATGCCCGTCATCCTGCCAGCGACCTGACCTACGACCGGCCCTGGCGACGTGCGGCCCAGGAGGCGGCCCACCGGTTGCCCATCCCGACCAGCACCGCGCCGGCCAGCACGATCGCGAAGCCCACGAGCGTCCACGCGTCCATGGCCTCGCCCAGCACGAGCACCCCGAGCAGGATGGACACGCAGGGGATCAGGTAGGTGACGGTCGTGGCCACGGTGGCGCCTGCGGCCCGGACCACCTGGAACTGCAGGGAGAACGCCAGGCCCGTGCCCACCGCCCCGAGGGCGAGCACCGCCGCGAGCGACCAGGGCACCGAGCCGGATCCGTGGCGCAGGTGGACCTCCCAGGGGCTGGTGACGCCGGCCAGACCGAGGGCGCACGCCCCCACCAGGATCACCACCAGCTGTCCCGAGGCGCACAGCAGCTGGGCGGCCGGCACGGCCAGCCCACCGGGGTCGTGCTCCTTGAGGTGCAGCCGGTGCCAGGTCCGCCCGACGCCATAGCTGGAGCCCGCGAGCAGCGTCATCGCGAAGCCGAGCAGGTCCGGTCGCTCGGCCGCCGCCCAGGGCTGCATGATCACCACGACCCCGAGGAAGCCGAGCAGCACGCCGAGGAGCTTGGGCCGGGAGAAGTGCTCGTCCCGCACGAAGACCATGGTCAGGCCCACGGTGGCGATGGGCGTGATCGCGTTGCCGATCCCCGCCAGGGCCGAGGAGACCCGGGTCTCCCCCAGGGCGAAGAAGGTGAACGGCACCGTGGCGAGGAAGAGTCCGACGACCATCAGGTGACCCCAGACGTGACGTCCGCGGGGCAGCCGGCCGCCCGTGAGCCG
Encoded here:
- a CDS encoding phosphoribosyl-ATP pyrophosphohydrolase: MELAQWQDRIEYVSAGYADHYGVDRTTEWVLLKLAEEVGELVQAHLSSSGQGRDRGRSPDELAEAVRGEVDDVLAMTLVAAQRLGVDVEEALADKWLRYESFHQERGFVAGGAPAAG
- a CDS encoding DMT family transporter — its product is MTRPRWPWQVSWLVLVLVWGASFLLMKVGLDALVPLQISTLRVLTGCLVVVTLLRLTGGRLPRGRHVWGHLMVVGLFLATVPFTFFALGETRVSSALAGIGNAITPIATVGLTMVFVRDEHFSRPKLLGVLLGFLGVVVIMQPWAAAERPDLLGFAMTLLAGSSYGVGRTWHRLHLKEHDPGGLAVPAAQLLCASGQLVVILVGACALGLAGVTSPWEVHLRHGSGSVPWSLAAVLALGAVGTGLAFSLQFQVVRAAGATVATTVTYLIPCVSILLGVLVLGEAMDAWTLVGFAIVLAGAVLVGMGNRWAASWAARRQGRS
- the ligA gene encoding NAD-dependent DNA ligase LigA, translated to MPRKTTPQAPAVADADGAEVPTSDAEVADASVAARHEWTEVAERVRDAQERYYGTDSSTMSDAEYDQLMRRLQALEDEFPDLRTPDSPTQQVGAAHRATDFAPVQHRERMLSLDNVFSPDELAEWLARVERGLEGAPHYLCELKIDGLAIDLVYEHGELVTAATRGDGRVGEDVTPNVRTIEGIPHRITGDDVPALVEVRGEIFFPIEAFGDLNAQLVEQGRAPFANPRNAAAGSLRQRDSRVTATRPLHMLVHGIGAREGLSLTRQSEAYELLRGWGFPTTTHHRVLQTPQEVLDYVAHHGEHRHDVEHEIDGVVVKVDELALQGRLGTTSRAPRWAIAYKYPPEEVNTTLLDIRVNVGRTGRVTPYGVMEPVKVAGSTVEMATLHNAFEVRRKGVLIGDTVVLRKAGDVIPEILGPVVDLRDGSEREFVMPTHCPACGTALAYEKEGDKDIRCPNARSCPSQLRERLFGLASRGGFDIEALGWEGSLALLDSGVIADESTLFDLTPEAVARVPLYTRAASRKEQADPDAVPAPGIVDGRVLSATGRKLVDNLAKAKHQPLWRVLVALSIRHVGPTAARALATHFGSLDAIRAASVEELAGVEGVGGVIAESVIQWFEVDWHREIVDRWAAAGVRMADERDESVERTLEGLTVVVTGSLEGFTRDSAKEAIIARGGKASGSVSRKTDFVVIGEGAGTKAAKAEELGRPVLDEAGFVRLLAGGAAAVRPADETEPTADEQPDGGEPGDGQPDSTPA